The Henckelia pumila isolate YLH828 chromosome 2, ASM3356847v2, whole genome shotgun sequence genome includes a window with the following:
- the LOC140877475 gene encoding putative acyl-activating enzyme 19 isoform X3: protein MEPSVEYIVAILSVLRCGEAFMPLDPAWPKSRIISVISSSKAKLVIGCKSLTQGDYCHKLDKVQWLIDNGSFPILPTSMEENLREQYQPPLLPWPCESECLRSFCYLMYTSGSSGKPKGVCGTEIGLLNRFLWMQDLYPLEEGDLVLFKTPISFIDHLSEFLGAILANCMLVTPPFNQLKENILYVIDFLQGYFINKLVAVPSLIRAILPDLQSPHYVMIQNSLKLLILSGEVFHVSLCEILMKLLPQTSILNLYGSTEVTGDCTYFDCKRLALVMQNEVLATIPIGLPLSNCEVVLVGEDAPIEGEIYVGGPCIAAGYYKYPYIMPLEHMELPLHCDVQCPGDRSRNQLFFKTGDFAKKLPSGDLVFLGRKDRTIKVNGQRVALEEIEGSFRDHPDVVDAAVICHDVDGEILLLEAYLLLKQMIEETEELKSSIRNWMMSKLPQMMIPSSILFTRSLPLTSSGKVDYSSLAASTQSVVRIKNNVEEILSGDLIGVIQKVFSDALMVEKIAVDDNFFDMGGNSMSAAYASFKLGIHMKLLYTFPTPLKLQMALFSSNDALRINSDSGVGLSELHGNMPLSNYRVSSYRGSKPRARLLWSDSDGDTHNPSKHLKATKEGSPSDNDFWNLDPPVHRNCSFSRCNKGSHGGHLEGHCLCYSSWLVKYRKGFLQELWKSCIDSCVDASPLVVFLGNDVRVFIGSHSHKFVCLDAKSGNVCWETKLHGRVECSAEILDDFSQVVVGCYEGKIYFLDYLNGSICWKFQTSGEVKSQPLVDKCSNLVWCGSYDHNLYALDYKSYQCIYKLQCGGSIFGSPAIDEMQRKLFVAATSGHVTALTIQVLPFKKLWKQDLGAPIFGSLSVISSNGNVICCMVDGAVVVLTTFGSITWKARTGGPIFAAPCISKALPSQVLVSSRDGSIYSFEMETGNLMWKHNIGRPISSSPCADEDLQLMTDVSTVSECLICVCDSSGCIHVLRIDLNALGDSNRNQKDVIHEFARLDLEGEIFSSPVMIGGRIFVGCRDDHVYCIKLDVETIN from the exons ATGGAACCATCTGTTGAATACATTGTTGCTATTCTCTCCGTCTTGAGATGTGGAGAGGCATTCATGCCTTTAGACCCTGCATGGCCAAAATCAAGGATTATATCAGTAATATCTTCTTCAAAAGCCAAGCTTGTCATTGGGTGCAAATCTTTGACGCAGGGAGATTACTGTCACAAGCTTGATAAAGTACAATGGCTCATTGATAATGGGAGTTTCCCCATTTTGCCTACTTCAATGGAGGAAAACCTGAGAGAGCAGTATCAACCACCTTTACTACCATGGCCATGTGAAAGTGAATGTCTAAGGTCGTTTTGTTACTTGATGTACACGTCAGGATCAAGTGGAAAGCCTAAAGGTGTATGTGGCACTGAAATAG GCCTTCTGAATCGTTTTTTGTGGATGCAAGACCTATATCCTTTAGAAGAAGGAGATTTGGTGCTTTTCAAAACACCAATAAGCTTCATCGATCATCTGTCAGAGTTTCTTGGAGCCATACTTGCTAACTGTATGTTGGTGACACCTCCTTTCAATCAGCTAAAAGAAAATATACTTTATGTCATTGATTTTTTACAG GGATACTTTATCAACAAGCTTGTGGCAGTGCCTTCTTTAATAAGGGCAATCCTTCCTGATCTGCAAAGTCCTCATTATGTAATGATTCAAAATTCTTTGAAGTTATTGATACTAAGCGGTGAAGTTTTTCACGTGTCCTTATGTGAGATACTTATGAAATTGTTACCGCAGACCTCGATTTTGAATTTATATGGAAGCACAGAG GTAACTGGGGACTGCACTTATTTTGATTGCAAGAGACTGGCACTGGTTATGCAGAATGAAGTGCTAGCAACTATTCCAATTGGGTTGCCCTTGTCAAACTGTGAAGTGGTACTTGTTGGAGAAGATGCCCCAATTGAAGGTGAGATATATGTTGGTGGACCATGCATTGCAGCGGGTTACTACAAATATCCTTATATTATGCCTTTGGAACACATGGAATTGCCTTTACACTGTGATGTTCAGTGTCCTGGTGATCGGTCTCGAAATCAGCTTTTCTTTAAAACAGGCGATTTTGCCAAAAAACTTCCAAGCGGGGACTTAGTTTTCCTTGGGAGAAAAGATCGCACGATAAAGGTTAATGGGCAACGTGTTGCTCTTGAGGAAATAGAGGGTTCATTTAGAGATCATCCAGATGTCGTTGATGCTGCAGTGATATGCCATGATGTCGATGGGGAAATCCTACTTCTTGAAGCATATTTACTGTTAAAGCAAATGATCGAGGAAACTGAAGAACTCAAATCTTCTATAAGGAATTGGATGATGAGCAAGCTTCCACAAATGATGATACCAAGTTCAATCTTGTTCACCAGATCATTACCTTTGACATCCTCAGGGAAAGTTGATTATTCTTCATTAGCAGCTTCAACTCAATCGGTCGTACGTATAAAGAATAACGTGGAAGAAATTCTTTCTGGTGACCTCATTGGTGTTATTCAAAAG GTCTTTTCTGACGCATTAATGGTTGAGAAGATTGCAGTTGAcgataatttttttgatatgGGTGGTAATTCTATGTCTGCAGCATACGCATCTTTCAAATTGGGAATCCATATGAAGTTGTTGTATACCTTTCCCACTCCACTAAAGCTTCAAATGGCTCTATTTTCCTCCAACGATGCTTTAAGAATCAATTCTGATTCAGGAGTAGGCTTGAGTGAACTACATGGAAACATGCCTCTCTCAAATTATAGGGTTTCCAGTTACCGAGGAAGCAAGCCTCGTGCAAGGTTATTATGGTCTGATAGTGATGGTGACACTCACAATCCCTCCAAACACTTAAAGGCGACAAAAGAGGGAAGTCCTAGTGATAATGATTTTTGGAATCTCGATCCTCCGGTGCACAGAAATTGTTCTTTCAGTCGATGCAACAAAGGCTCGCATGGAGGGCATCTTGAGGGACATTGTTTATGCTATTCATCTTGGCTAGTAAAATACAGAAAAGGATTTCTGCAAGAACTATGGAAATCTTGCATTGATTCTTGTGTTGACGCATCACCTCTTGTCGTCTTCTTAGGGAATGATGTGCGCGTTTTTATAGGATCTCACTCACACAAGTTTGTTTGTTTAGATGCCAAAAG TGGAAATGTATGCTGGGAGACTAAACTACATGGACGAGTAGAATGCTCTGCTGAAATTCTAGATGATTTTTCTCAG GTTGTAGTTGGATGCTATGAGGGGAAAATATATTTCCTTGATTATTTAAACGGAAGCATCTGCTGGAAGTTTCAAACTTCGGGCGAG GTCAAATCTCAACCATTGGTTGATAAATGCAGCAATCTGGTCTG GTGTGGATCCTATGATCATAATCTCTATGCCCTCGATTACAAAAGTTACCAATGTATTTACAAACTTCAATGTGGTGGCAGTATATTTGGTTCCCCTGCTATTGATGAG ATGCAACGGAAGCTTTTTGTGGCAGCAACCAGTGGCCATGTAACAGCATTGACCATACAG GTTCTTCCGTTTAAGAAGCTGTGGAAACAAGATTTGGGAGCACCTATTTTTGGTTCTCTTTCCGTAATTTCTTCTAATGGAAATG TCATTTGTTGCATGGTGGATGGAGCTGTTGTTGTCCTTACTACTTTTGGATCCATCACTTGGAAG GCAAGAACTGGTGGGCCAATTTTTGCTGCACCATGCATATCCAAGGCATTACCTTCTCAG GTTCTTGTATCTTCTAGAGATGGAAGCATTTATTCCTTTGAAATG GAAACAGGTAATTTAATGTGGAAGCATAACATTGGGCGACCGATTTCTTCATCTCCTTGCGCAGACGAGGACTTGCAATTGATGACTGATGTCTCCACTGTGTCTGAATG TCTAATCTGCGTCTGTGACAGCTCTGGTTGTATCCATGTGCTACGCATTGACTTGAATGCTCTTGGGGATTCAAATCGAAATCAGAAGGATGTGATTCATGAATTTGCTCGATTGGACCTTGAGGGAGAGATCTTCTCTTCCCCAGTGATGATTGGTGGTAGAATTTTCGTAGGTTGCAGAGATGACCATGTGTACTGTATTAAACTCGACGTGGAAACGATCAACTGA
- the LOC140877475 gene encoding putative acyl-activating enzyme 19 isoform X2: MASTAEHSSACCISHLFHAAASKTPDRIAVIHASGFAEIARGFRRDAEFAFPETTSSSPPPVYGGDECFTFSDILSAVENLSCRLRRILDGAHDPGLINPCSEDVQNSEFLHYSSPNIQRSTTFINSYTPKVIGIYMEPSVEYIVAILSVLRCGEAFMPLDPAWPKSRIISVISSSKAKLVIGCKSLTQGDYCHKLDKVQWLIDNGSFPILPTSMEENLREQYQPPLLPWPCESECLRSFCYLMYTSGSSGKPKGVCGTEIGLLNRFLWMQDLYPLEEGDLVLFKTPISFIDHLSEFLGAILANCMLVTPPFNQLKENILYVIDFLQGYFINKLVAVPSLIRAILPDLQSPHYVTGDCTYFDCKRLALVMQNEVLATIPIGLPLSNCEVVLVGEDAPIEGEIYVGGPCIAAGYYKYPYIMPLEHMELPLHCDVQCPGDRSRNQLFFKTGDFAKKLPSGDLVFLGRKDRTIKVNGQRVALEEIEGSFRDHPDVVDAAVICHDVDGEILLLEAYLLLKQMIEETEELKSSIRNWMMSKLPQMMIPSSILFTRSLPLTSSGKVDYSSLAASTQSVVRIKNNVEEILSGDLIGVIQKVFSDALMVEKIAVDDNFFDMGGNSMSAAYASFKLGIHMKLLYTFPTPLKLQMALFSSNDALRINSDSGVGLSELHGNMPLSNYRVSSYRGSKPRARLLWSDSDGDTHNPSKHLKATKEGSPSDNDFWNLDPPVHRNCSFSRCNKGSHGGHLEGHCLCYSSWLVKYRKGFLQELWKSCIDSCVDASPLVVFLGNDVRVFIGSHSHKFVCLDAKSGNVCWETKLHGRVECSAEILDDFSQVVVGCYEGKIYFLDYLNGSICWKFQTSGEVKSQPLVDKCSNLVWCGSYDHNLYALDYKSYQCIYKLQCGGSIFGSPAIDEMQRKLFVAATSGHVTALTIQVLPFKKLWKQDLGAPIFGSLSVISSNGNVICCMVDGAVVVLTTFGSITWKARTGGPIFAAPCISKALPSQVLVSSRDGSIYSFEMETGNLMWKHNIGRPISSSPCADEDLQLMTDVSTVSECLICVCDSSGCIHVLRIDLNALGDSNRNQKDVIHEFARLDLEGEIFSSPVMIGGRIFVGCRDDHVYCIKLDVETIN, from the exons ATGGCTTCCACCGCCGAACACTCCTCCGCCTGCTGCATTTCTCACCTGTTCCACGCCGCCGCCTCCAAAACGCCGGACAGAATCGCCGTCATACACGCCTCCGGCTTTGCTGAAATCGCCCGTGGTTTCCGTCGCGATGCAGAATTTGCATTCCCGGAAACGACGTCGTCTTCTCCACCTCCTGTGTACGGCGGCGACGAGTGCTTCACTTTCTCGGATATCTTATCCGCTGTCGAGAATCTCAGTTGTCGACTCCGTCGTATTCTCGACGGTGCCCATGACCCCGGTCTTATTAATCCTTGCTCAG AGGATGTTCAGAATTCTGAATTTTTGCACTATTCAAGTCCAAACATACAGCGGTCTACCACTTTTATCAACTCATACACACCAAAAGTAATAGGGATATATATGGAACCATCTGTTGAATACATTGTTGCTATTCTCTCCGTCTTGAGATGTGGAGAGGCATTCATGCCTTTAGACCCTGCATGGCCAAAATCAAGGATTATATCAGTAATATCTTCTTCAAAAGCCAAGCTTGTCATTGGGTGCAAATCTTTGACGCAGGGAGATTACTGTCACAAGCTTGATAAAGTACAATGGCTCATTGATAATGGGAGTTTCCCCATTTTGCCTACTTCAATGGAGGAAAACCTGAGAGAGCAGTATCAACCACCTTTACTACCATGGCCATGTGAAAGTGAATGTCTAAGGTCGTTTTGTTACTTGATGTACACGTCAGGATCAAGTGGAAAGCCTAAAGGTGTATGTGGCACTGAAATAG GCCTTCTGAATCGTTTTTTGTGGATGCAAGACCTATATCCTTTAGAAGAAGGAGATTTGGTGCTTTTCAAAACACCAATAAGCTTCATCGATCATCTGTCAGAGTTTCTTGGAGCCATACTTGCTAACTGTATGTTGGTGACACCTCCTTTCAATCAGCTAAAAGAAAATATACTTTATGTCATTGATTTTTTACAG GGATACTTTATCAACAAGCTTGTGGCAGTGCCTTCTTTAATAAGGGCAATCCTTCCTGATCTGCAAAGTCCTCATTAT GTAACTGGGGACTGCACTTATTTTGATTGCAAGAGACTGGCACTGGTTATGCAGAATGAAGTGCTAGCAACTATTCCAATTGGGTTGCCCTTGTCAAACTGTGAAGTGGTACTTGTTGGAGAAGATGCCCCAATTGAAGGTGAGATATATGTTGGTGGACCATGCATTGCAGCGGGTTACTACAAATATCCTTATATTATGCCTTTGGAACACATGGAATTGCCTTTACACTGTGATGTTCAGTGTCCTGGTGATCGGTCTCGAAATCAGCTTTTCTTTAAAACAGGCGATTTTGCCAAAAAACTTCCAAGCGGGGACTTAGTTTTCCTTGGGAGAAAAGATCGCACGATAAAGGTTAATGGGCAACGTGTTGCTCTTGAGGAAATAGAGGGTTCATTTAGAGATCATCCAGATGTCGTTGATGCTGCAGTGATATGCCATGATGTCGATGGGGAAATCCTACTTCTTGAAGCATATTTACTGTTAAAGCAAATGATCGAGGAAACTGAAGAACTCAAATCTTCTATAAGGAATTGGATGATGAGCAAGCTTCCACAAATGATGATACCAAGTTCAATCTTGTTCACCAGATCATTACCTTTGACATCCTCAGGGAAAGTTGATTATTCTTCATTAGCAGCTTCAACTCAATCGGTCGTACGTATAAAGAATAACGTGGAAGAAATTCTTTCTGGTGACCTCATTGGTGTTATTCAAAAG GTCTTTTCTGACGCATTAATGGTTGAGAAGATTGCAGTTGAcgataatttttttgatatgGGTGGTAATTCTATGTCTGCAGCATACGCATCTTTCAAATTGGGAATCCATATGAAGTTGTTGTATACCTTTCCCACTCCACTAAAGCTTCAAATGGCTCTATTTTCCTCCAACGATGCTTTAAGAATCAATTCTGATTCAGGAGTAGGCTTGAGTGAACTACATGGAAACATGCCTCTCTCAAATTATAGGGTTTCCAGTTACCGAGGAAGCAAGCCTCGTGCAAGGTTATTATGGTCTGATAGTGATGGTGACACTCACAATCCCTCCAAACACTTAAAGGCGACAAAAGAGGGAAGTCCTAGTGATAATGATTTTTGGAATCTCGATCCTCCGGTGCACAGAAATTGTTCTTTCAGTCGATGCAACAAAGGCTCGCATGGAGGGCATCTTGAGGGACATTGTTTATGCTATTCATCTTGGCTAGTAAAATACAGAAAAGGATTTCTGCAAGAACTATGGAAATCTTGCATTGATTCTTGTGTTGACGCATCACCTCTTGTCGTCTTCTTAGGGAATGATGTGCGCGTTTTTATAGGATCTCACTCACACAAGTTTGTTTGTTTAGATGCCAAAAG TGGAAATGTATGCTGGGAGACTAAACTACATGGACGAGTAGAATGCTCTGCTGAAATTCTAGATGATTTTTCTCAG GTTGTAGTTGGATGCTATGAGGGGAAAATATATTTCCTTGATTATTTAAACGGAAGCATCTGCTGGAAGTTTCAAACTTCGGGCGAG GTCAAATCTCAACCATTGGTTGATAAATGCAGCAATCTGGTCTG GTGTGGATCCTATGATCATAATCTCTATGCCCTCGATTACAAAAGTTACCAATGTATTTACAAACTTCAATGTGGTGGCAGTATATTTGGTTCCCCTGCTATTGATGAG ATGCAACGGAAGCTTTTTGTGGCAGCAACCAGTGGCCATGTAACAGCATTGACCATACAG GTTCTTCCGTTTAAGAAGCTGTGGAAACAAGATTTGGGAGCACCTATTTTTGGTTCTCTTTCCGTAATTTCTTCTAATGGAAATG TCATTTGTTGCATGGTGGATGGAGCTGTTGTTGTCCTTACTACTTTTGGATCCATCACTTGGAAG GCAAGAACTGGTGGGCCAATTTTTGCTGCACCATGCATATCCAAGGCATTACCTTCTCAG GTTCTTGTATCTTCTAGAGATGGAAGCATTTATTCCTTTGAAATG GAAACAGGTAATTTAATGTGGAAGCATAACATTGGGCGACCGATTTCTTCATCTCCTTGCGCAGACGAGGACTTGCAATTGATGACTGATGTCTCCACTGTGTCTGAATG TCTAATCTGCGTCTGTGACAGCTCTGGTTGTATCCATGTGCTACGCATTGACTTGAATGCTCTTGGGGATTCAAATCGAAATCAGAAGGATGTGATTCATGAATTTGCTCGATTGGACCTTGAGGGAGAGATCTTCTCTTCCCCAGTGATGATTGGTGGTAGAATTTTCGTAGGTTGCAGAGATGACCATGTGTACTGTATTAAACTCGACGTGGAAACGATCAACTGA
- the LOC140877475 gene encoding putative acyl-activating enzyme 19 isoform X1, producing the protein MASTAEHSSACCISHLFHAAASKTPDRIAVIHASGFAEIARGFRRDAEFAFPETTSSSPPPVYGGDECFTFSDILSAVENLSCRLRRILDGAHDPGLINPCSEDVQNSEFLHYSSPNIQRSTTFINSYTPKVIGIYMEPSVEYIVAILSVLRCGEAFMPLDPAWPKSRIISVISSSKAKLVIGCKSLTQGDYCHKLDKVQWLIDNGSFPILPTSMEENLREQYQPPLLPWPCESECLRSFCYLMYTSGSSGKPKGVCGTEIGLLNRFLWMQDLYPLEEGDLVLFKTPISFIDHLSEFLGAILANCMLVTPPFNQLKENILYVIDFLQGYFINKLVAVPSLIRAILPDLQSPHYVMIQNSLKLLILSGEVFHVSLCEILMKLLPQTSILNLYGSTEVTGDCTYFDCKRLALVMQNEVLATIPIGLPLSNCEVVLVGEDAPIEGEIYVGGPCIAAGYYKYPYIMPLEHMELPLHCDVQCPGDRSRNQLFFKTGDFAKKLPSGDLVFLGRKDRTIKVNGQRVALEEIEGSFRDHPDVVDAAVICHDVDGEILLLEAYLLLKQMIEETEELKSSIRNWMMSKLPQMMIPSSILFTRSLPLTSSGKVDYSSLAASTQSVVRIKNNVEEILSGDLIGVIQKVFSDALMVEKIAVDDNFFDMGGNSMSAAYASFKLGIHMKLLYTFPTPLKLQMALFSSNDALRINSDSGVGLSELHGNMPLSNYRVSSYRGSKPRARLLWSDSDGDTHNPSKHLKATKEGSPSDNDFWNLDPPVHRNCSFSRCNKGSHGGHLEGHCLCYSSWLVKYRKGFLQELWKSCIDSCVDASPLVVFLGNDVRVFIGSHSHKFVCLDAKSGNVCWETKLHGRVECSAEILDDFSQVVVGCYEGKIYFLDYLNGSICWKFQTSGEVKSQPLVDKCSNLVWCGSYDHNLYALDYKSYQCIYKLQCGGSIFGSPAIDEMQRKLFVAATSGHVTALTIQVLPFKKLWKQDLGAPIFGSLSVISSNGNVICCMVDGAVVVLTTFGSITWKARTGGPIFAAPCISKALPSQVLVSSRDGSIYSFEMETGNLMWKHNIGRPISSSPCADEDLQLMTDVSTVSECLICVCDSSGCIHVLRIDLNALGDSNRNQKDVIHEFARLDLEGEIFSSPVMIGGRIFVGCRDDHVYCIKLDVETIN; encoded by the exons ATGGCTTCCACCGCCGAACACTCCTCCGCCTGCTGCATTTCTCACCTGTTCCACGCCGCCGCCTCCAAAACGCCGGACAGAATCGCCGTCATACACGCCTCCGGCTTTGCTGAAATCGCCCGTGGTTTCCGTCGCGATGCAGAATTTGCATTCCCGGAAACGACGTCGTCTTCTCCACCTCCTGTGTACGGCGGCGACGAGTGCTTCACTTTCTCGGATATCTTATCCGCTGTCGAGAATCTCAGTTGTCGACTCCGTCGTATTCTCGACGGTGCCCATGACCCCGGTCTTATTAATCCTTGCTCAG AGGATGTTCAGAATTCTGAATTTTTGCACTATTCAAGTCCAAACATACAGCGGTCTACCACTTTTATCAACTCATACACACCAAAAGTAATAGGGATATATATGGAACCATCTGTTGAATACATTGTTGCTATTCTCTCCGTCTTGAGATGTGGAGAGGCATTCATGCCTTTAGACCCTGCATGGCCAAAATCAAGGATTATATCAGTAATATCTTCTTCAAAAGCCAAGCTTGTCATTGGGTGCAAATCTTTGACGCAGGGAGATTACTGTCACAAGCTTGATAAAGTACAATGGCTCATTGATAATGGGAGTTTCCCCATTTTGCCTACTTCAATGGAGGAAAACCTGAGAGAGCAGTATCAACCACCTTTACTACCATGGCCATGTGAAAGTGAATGTCTAAGGTCGTTTTGTTACTTGATGTACACGTCAGGATCAAGTGGAAAGCCTAAAGGTGTATGTGGCACTGAAATAG GCCTTCTGAATCGTTTTTTGTGGATGCAAGACCTATATCCTTTAGAAGAAGGAGATTTGGTGCTTTTCAAAACACCAATAAGCTTCATCGATCATCTGTCAGAGTTTCTTGGAGCCATACTTGCTAACTGTATGTTGGTGACACCTCCTTTCAATCAGCTAAAAGAAAATATACTTTATGTCATTGATTTTTTACAG GGATACTTTATCAACAAGCTTGTGGCAGTGCCTTCTTTAATAAGGGCAATCCTTCCTGATCTGCAAAGTCCTCATTATGTAATGATTCAAAATTCTTTGAAGTTATTGATACTAAGCGGTGAAGTTTTTCACGTGTCCTTATGTGAGATACTTATGAAATTGTTACCGCAGACCTCGATTTTGAATTTATATGGAAGCACAGAG GTAACTGGGGACTGCACTTATTTTGATTGCAAGAGACTGGCACTGGTTATGCAGAATGAAGTGCTAGCAACTATTCCAATTGGGTTGCCCTTGTCAAACTGTGAAGTGGTACTTGTTGGAGAAGATGCCCCAATTGAAGGTGAGATATATGTTGGTGGACCATGCATTGCAGCGGGTTACTACAAATATCCTTATATTATGCCTTTGGAACACATGGAATTGCCTTTACACTGTGATGTTCAGTGTCCTGGTGATCGGTCTCGAAATCAGCTTTTCTTTAAAACAGGCGATTTTGCCAAAAAACTTCCAAGCGGGGACTTAGTTTTCCTTGGGAGAAAAGATCGCACGATAAAGGTTAATGGGCAACGTGTTGCTCTTGAGGAAATAGAGGGTTCATTTAGAGATCATCCAGATGTCGTTGATGCTGCAGTGATATGCCATGATGTCGATGGGGAAATCCTACTTCTTGAAGCATATTTACTGTTAAAGCAAATGATCGAGGAAACTGAAGAACTCAAATCTTCTATAAGGAATTGGATGATGAGCAAGCTTCCACAAATGATGATACCAAGTTCAATCTTGTTCACCAGATCATTACCTTTGACATCCTCAGGGAAAGTTGATTATTCTTCATTAGCAGCTTCAACTCAATCGGTCGTACGTATAAAGAATAACGTGGAAGAAATTCTTTCTGGTGACCTCATTGGTGTTATTCAAAAG GTCTTTTCTGACGCATTAATGGTTGAGAAGATTGCAGTTGAcgataatttttttgatatgGGTGGTAATTCTATGTCTGCAGCATACGCATCTTTCAAATTGGGAATCCATATGAAGTTGTTGTATACCTTTCCCACTCCACTAAAGCTTCAAATGGCTCTATTTTCCTCCAACGATGCTTTAAGAATCAATTCTGATTCAGGAGTAGGCTTGAGTGAACTACATGGAAACATGCCTCTCTCAAATTATAGGGTTTCCAGTTACCGAGGAAGCAAGCCTCGTGCAAGGTTATTATGGTCTGATAGTGATGGTGACACTCACAATCCCTCCAAACACTTAAAGGCGACAAAAGAGGGAAGTCCTAGTGATAATGATTTTTGGAATCTCGATCCTCCGGTGCACAGAAATTGTTCTTTCAGTCGATGCAACAAAGGCTCGCATGGAGGGCATCTTGAGGGACATTGTTTATGCTATTCATCTTGGCTAGTAAAATACAGAAAAGGATTTCTGCAAGAACTATGGAAATCTTGCATTGATTCTTGTGTTGACGCATCACCTCTTGTCGTCTTCTTAGGGAATGATGTGCGCGTTTTTATAGGATCTCACTCACACAAGTTTGTTTGTTTAGATGCCAAAAG TGGAAATGTATGCTGGGAGACTAAACTACATGGACGAGTAGAATGCTCTGCTGAAATTCTAGATGATTTTTCTCAG GTTGTAGTTGGATGCTATGAGGGGAAAATATATTTCCTTGATTATTTAAACGGAAGCATCTGCTGGAAGTTTCAAACTTCGGGCGAG GTCAAATCTCAACCATTGGTTGATAAATGCAGCAATCTGGTCTG GTGTGGATCCTATGATCATAATCTCTATGCCCTCGATTACAAAAGTTACCAATGTATTTACAAACTTCAATGTGGTGGCAGTATATTTGGTTCCCCTGCTATTGATGAG ATGCAACGGAAGCTTTTTGTGGCAGCAACCAGTGGCCATGTAACAGCATTGACCATACAG GTTCTTCCGTTTAAGAAGCTGTGGAAACAAGATTTGGGAGCACCTATTTTTGGTTCTCTTTCCGTAATTTCTTCTAATGGAAATG TCATTTGTTGCATGGTGGATGGAGCTGTTGTTGTCCTTACTACTTTTGGATCCATCACTTGGAAG GCAAGAACTGGTGGGCCAATTTTTGCTGCACCATGCATATCCAAGGCATTACCTTCTCAG GTTCTTGTATCTTCTAGAGATGGAAGCATTTATTCCTTTGAAATG GAAACAGGTAATTTAATGTGGAAGCATAACATTGGGCGACCGATTTCTTCATCTCCTTGCGCAGACGAGGACTTGCAATTGATGACTGATGTCTCCACTGTGTCTGAATG TCTAATCTGCGTCTGTGACAGCTCTGGTTGTATCCATGTGCTACGCATTGACTTGAATGCTCTTGGGGATTCAAATCGAAATCAGAAGGATGTGATTCATGAATTTGCTCGATTGGACCTTGAGGGAGAGATCTTCTCTTCCCCAGTGATGATTGGTGGTAGAATTTTCGTAGGTTGCAGAGATGACCATGTGTACTGTATTAAACTCGACGTGGAAACGATCAACTGA